The genomic region GATGCCGTCCGACCCGAAGAGCGCCTTGACCCATCCGTTAAGGTGACCCTGTTCCGAGCTGGTCAGGTCGGCGATGTTggacgcgcgccgcccgtcgTATAGCAGGTCTGGGAGGGGCAGGTCGAACTGGGCGCACAGTGCATCAGCCAGCACCACGCTCGGTCCAAAATGCGTGAGCGATGTCTGTGGGTCCTCGATTCTAGATGACTGGTCTTCGAcatggtcgaggaggtgcgtTACGATCAGTTCCAGCAGCGACTTGGGTGTGATGTACGCCGTGACAAGAGCGAGTAGCGGCGGCGAGCCTGCGACGCGCAGGAACAGGTTCTCTGGGGGACGGCTGTTAGGCGCGTTCTTGATGACCTTGGGTCAGTTTGGAAGAGTCGCTGCTCCACTcacgttgacgagctccACACCGAGCGAGCGGGAAGCGCCAGTCGCGTACGAGATGAAATACGCAATCGCCTCGAGGTGGTGCTGCTGCACCCCCGAGAGTCGCTCCACGAGCGACTCGCCGACGGGACAAGGCTTGCCTCCCTCAGCAAGAGTTGCcgcctgctcctcgtccagcagcCCGAGGGAGAGGTACCGACGAACGGTCGTCTCCTCCAGCGACAGCATGCTCCATCCCTCGGGAGCAGTGTATCcaccgccctcgtcgtcgtccatgagTTGCGCGGACTTAGCCGTGTGGTTGCATTGCACAGACGCATGCCAGCCTGACATCTCCTGCGTGTGAGAGGCAAAGGTGCTCCCCAGCGCGTTGTGGAGGTTGGAAGGGAACGGCCACTTGCGGTCGGCGTTGTCACGCCACCAGCGAAGAGCGACTGGCAGTTCCTCCGTGAAGAAGACATACGCGCGAGTCGCCTGGCTAGGAGCGAGAGTCAAGCTCGCGATCACCCTGGCTGACGCtgcctcgaggagcgcaaggaggtACGCCTGCGAGTCTGAGGTGAGAGCGCGCCCGAGGCGGATGAGATACACGAGGTTCTGGGGCGGTTGGGGAGGGACAGTGTAGTATGATGAGCTGGACGTCCAACTCTGCGCACGCTCGGTATACTCGATGAGGAAGCTGGCCATCTGCCGGAGCGGCAAGGTGGTAGGCAAGTTGCTGAGTTGCGGTACGCCGTCAAGTTCGGCGAATCCGCTGACGATTGGGACGTCGGAGAAGATGGCGGGCGCCGGTGCGGCCTCAGGCATGGGCAGGTCAGCGATGAGGCCTGTCAGGCAGTCGCGGAGGGGCTTGGCGACATCCTCTGGAAGGACACTAGAGAGCTGCGCCGCTTCGAGACCCGCTTCAAATGGCGGAgcggggaggggtgggatGAGTGCCGTGAGCCGGGCAGCGAGGGCCAGTAGCTGTGGTGGGCCAGAGACGCACTGTCTCAGAAGCGGCAGCATTAACGTCAGAGCGGGGATGGGCTCGGCGTCACCGGACGCGCTCGTTCCGACGTCAGGTGTTGGCAGAGTGATGGGGGAGGGAAAAGGCTCGGAGGGATCCAGACCGGTCGGTGTCCCGAAGAGCGCGGTCGCAATGGACGCGAGCAGAGGAGTGTGGAGGCTGTGTTCGCTGCGGTGCATGTGGGCGAGAAGGGACAGTGCAAATGTACGCGCTGTGAGGAGCCCAGCCTCGAGCCCTTGGGAGAGATAGTTGATCAGCAGAGCAGGTGGACGCGGGCGCGAAAGGTGGTGCAATAGCGCTGCGGCGACAGCACGCCCAGCCGCCTCTGCGTCCAGGCCTTCGCGCTCGGCCCAGTCGGCCACGAGTTTAGCCCACTGTCGTCAGCCCATCCAGCAGCTTGCGCACTTTTCTTGGAGGAACTGCGCGAGTGCAGGCCCGTCCAGTAAGAAGCTGGACGCTCATTGAGGAAGTCATGATGGATGTTGTGGATTGTGGAGGGAGTCATGAGTTGTTGCAAAGGCCGGCGGTTGAGCCGGTTGGTGCCTGGAAAGATACATCCgctccttcccccacctccacgcCCAAGCCTGGTGACGCCAGAGccgtcaccttccttgcTCCTGTTGTTGTCGTCGCATtcgccatccaccatggctgctccaacctccaaccccaaggGAcgcaacctcctcgctgTCATCGGTGACGAGGTGAGTGCCACGCTGGTGTTGGTGTGGTAGGCggcgctgacagcaggacTCGGTAaccggcctcctcctcgcagGGATCGGCGATGTCAACGAGAAGCAGG from Cutaneotrichosporon cavernicola HIS019 DNA, chromosome: 2 harbors:
- a CDS encoding uncharacterized protein (Mediator complex subunit Med5); translated protein: MTSSMSVQLLTGRACTRAVPPRKWAKLVADWAEREGLDAEAAGRAVAAALLHHLSRPRPPALLINYLSQGLEAGLLTARTFALSLLAHMHRSEHSLHTPLLASIATALFGTPTGLDPSEPFPSPITLPTPDVGTSASGDAEPIPALTLMLPLLRQCVSGPPQLLALAARLTALIPPLPAPPFEAGLEAAQLSSVLPEDVAKPLRDCLTGLIADLPMPEAAPAPAIFSDVPIVSGFAELDGVPQLSNLPTTLPLRQMASFLIEYTERAQSWTSSSSYYTVPPQPPQNLVYLIRLGRALTSDSQAYLLALLEAASARVIASLTLAPSQATRAYVFFTEELPVALRWWRDNADRKWPFPSNLHNALGSTFASHTQEMSGWHASVQCNHTAKSAQLMDDDEGGGYTAPEGWSMLSLEETTVRRYLSLGLLDEEQAATLAEGGKPCPVGESLVERLSGVQQHHLEAIAYFISYATGASRSLGVELVNVIKNAPNSRPPENLFLRVAGSPPLLALVTAYITPKSLLELIVTHLLDHVEDQSSRIEDPQTSLTHFGPSVVLADALCAQFDLPLPDLLYDGRRASNIADLTSSEQGHLNGWVKALFGSDGIDDEIILATSSQGLCRLAPTIVQQAIVATMNGQLDLDTLHSGLSYFAQPILSWCLGGVVRWLCAEIERQGILSGVHLNVLQTLVLDSAFPTPLLRANAPAIARLLDPATGLESVMLSSSFDVPGVRARIDAVGGPDGGPVSVPLDPSAPLVTLRAELANVQHLDVVPAGWESRLYDALDTSLRSALPLLEGVISTDILYPPTIDTPPNSPEVQFLAFVSVLHMPYACAPPLAVALINAYLPHLFTHRSPFVPLAAMPAPTPTMLSSTTPAHTPPPLPFASHALHSLLRGVLLAADAYGADEGGFSDYLASHLADEFACQRARPVSNSPPSKRAKVSALGIVDALCPEQKELICELVTLFESDDEIRARWPNLTPLSTMGPATGPAS